In Nodosilinea sp. PGN35, the genomic stretch TGTATGGGCGATCGGGCATTGCCGAATACTGGATTTTAGATGTGCAGAAGCGCTGCCTGTACGTGTTTCGGCAGCCAGAGGCGGGGGGGTATCGCATGGAGCAGAAGCTCTATGAGGGAGATGCGATCGCACCCCTAGCGTTTCCTGATTGCGAGATTGTGGTGCGGGAGTTGGTGCGATCGGGCGGGCAGCGATAGAGTCGGAACTTAGGATAGGTATGAGGACCGCTTGTAATTCTGGAGATGGCTATGCTGAAGGCGCTACAACAAACGGTCAAAGTAGGTGCTGGCGGCAAGATTGAACTGGTTGCACCCGAATGCCCTGAAGGTTCAGATGTGCAGGTGATTGTGCTTTTGGCCCCGCCCTTGGAGTCTGTAAAAGCCCAACCTATTCAAGCGCTAGAGGGGGATGGAATGGATGGGGAGCGGCAGAGTGCGATCGCGAAGATACAGGCTATGGTTCGCAGGTATGTCCCGGAAGGTAAATCACTAGTGGATGAACTCATCGCCGATCGCCGAGCTGAGGCAGAGCGTGAGTGATTTTGTTTTGGATGCTTCGGCTCTGTTGGCGCTGGTCAATCAAGAGCCGGGGCAAGATGCTGTGGCGGAAATGCTGCCTCGGTCGTTGGTGAGCGCGGTGAATGCTAGCGAGTTAGTGGCAAAGCTGACCGACCAGGGGATGCCCGAAGATGAGGTTCAGGACGTTTTGGCGGCTTTGGACTTAACGGTGATTTCGTTTGATGAAAGCCAGGGGCAGGTTGCAGGCTACTTGCGGCTTTTGACTAAGCATTTGGGTTTGTCACTGGGTGATCGGGCTTGTTTGGCTTTGGGGTTGCAGACACGATGCCCTGTAGTGACCGCAGATAAAGCCTGGGCTAAACTTGAACTCGGTATCGAGATTCAGGTTATTCGATGATCCAGACGCTGCCCATTATGCAAGTTATTCGTATGTGTCTCAGCAGCTAAAGTCGGGGAGCTATGGGATGGAGCAGAAGCTCTATGAGGGAGATGCGATCGCACCCCTGGCGTTTCCTGATTGCGAGATTGCTGTGCGGGAGTTGGTGCGATCGGGCGGGCAGAGATAGAAAAGTGTCAGTAGAGTAGGATTAGCAATGCCCACCCTACAGGTTGCAGGTTGACGCTGGTAAGTTAAATTAAATGACTTCCGACTTTCCCGATCCTATTCCTTCTTATCTTCCTATCGGCTTACTGGAAGAGTCAATCACTTTATATGACGGTGAGATTCACTTTAAACAAGGTGAGAACTCCTTTATTGCCAACGGCCAAATTAGAGTTGCATGGCTGCCTACGCCACGACTTCAATTCGAAGCAATAAATCCTCTGCCTGAACAAATCAAAAGCCTTGCTCAACGAGAAGACTTATTATTACAGCTTGTAGATGGCAAGAAAATCAGTCGTGGAATAATCACTGAGCGGAAAACTGGGAGTAGATCGACTACTTTGTCAGGAATTATTGGAGAACAAGTAGACTGGCCAACCGACGTTCCGATTAACCATGTTTTATTTATCTTGCCAAATTTCCAGAAATTGGTTGGCATGCCGATACAGTTCTCAGATAAAACGTCATCTAATCGGCTTGAATTACGTCACTCTGGTTGGGTAATAACCCTTGATGCAGTTGAGAATCAAGATGAGGTTTTTAAGCTACT encodes the following:
- a CDS encoding type II toxin-antitoxin system VapC family toxin; translation: MSDFVLDASALLALVNQEPGQDAVAEMLPRSLVSAVNASELVAKLTDQGMPEDEVQDVLAALDLTVISFDESQGQVAGYLRLLTKHLGLSLGDRACLALGLQTRCPVVTADKAWAKLELGIEIQVIR